GATGGCTTCCGCGGGGTCAACGCCAGCGCGCGCCGTGTGGCCCACGTCAATGCAGAGGCCGATGCGTTTGTCGAATTGCTCGACGGCTTTCCAAACGTCGTAGGGCGAAGGGAACTGCTTGTTTTCGGGGCCGTGATTGTGAATGGCGAGTTTGATGTCGAACTCTTTGACCACCTTGTCCAGGTATTTCACCCATTGCGCGACATCGGTCACGTCGGCGCTCGGTGAGCAGACCATGACATTGACACCGCAATCGCGGGCGTATTCAAAGGCGCGGCGAATGTCCGCCTCGTCATTCTTCATGCCGACGTTGCCGACGCTCAACGGCGTGAGTCCCGCGTCGCGAAACATCTGCGCGCGCGCCTTGCGCTCTTCGGGCGTGTGCGTCAGATCAACGTGGTTCTTGACGTTCTTGATCGAAACGTACTGCAAGCCGGCGCGCTTGACGCCAGCAATGCATTGTTCGATGGGCCAGTCGCGAAAGGTGTAAGTCGCCACGCCGATTTTCAAGCCGCGCCACGGATTGGGATCGGCAGTCTGCGCAAGTAAGGTTTCCAGCGAGGCGAACGGCAAGGCCGCCGCCGCCAGTGCGCCTGTTTTGAGTAAGTCACGTCGAGAGAGTGTGTTCATCGGTGCATCTCCAAATGTTTTCATTGGTCAACAAATGTAGCCCGCATCGAGCGAGAATCTTGAGCCGCGATGCGCACTGTGAAAAAGACAATGGCCCTGACCTTCAAGGCCGTGACGCGGGTCTGGGTTTTTCAGCCGCCTCCGCCGCAGCGCGCGGCGGGTTCCAGAACCCCAGTGTGCCCTTGGTTCTGGCTGCCAACTCGCCGCTGTAAAGCAGCGCATTAAACAACACGCGAAACGTGCCGAACGGTTGGCCGCGCCATTGCGGGCGAAAGCCCAACAGCAAGACGTGACCGCCACCGTAGCGCACATCGAGCGCTGCCGCACAGCCCTGCACATACTTTTCACCGAGCAGATAGCCTGACAGCAACGGCGAACCCGCGCTCTGATATTTTGCCAGCACTGCCCCAGCGAAGCCTTCGGTCGTGGTGAACACCGGGCTGCTATCGCCAAATACTTTCGCCTGCGCCGGCATCCCCGCCATCACCGGATGCGCGGCATCCACATCAACGGCGAGCACCGAACCTGCCATAAAGTAATCGCGCCGCGCCAGACCGCTCACCACATTTTTGACCGGCAGATGCAAGGCCTCGACAGCAAATTCGCCGCTGTGATTCAGGCAGACCAGCGTGCCGCCCTCGCGCACAAAGGCGTCGAGCGCGCGCACGCCCGCTTCGCCCAAACCACCGGCGTATTGCGGCGGCACCGTGCCTTCGGCAAAGCCTTCCAGCAAGGTGCGCGGGCGTTCATCGGCCAGCAGGATCACGTCAAAGCGTTCGCCCAACGGCCCCGCGAGCAAGCTGGGATTGGTCAATTCCGTAAACTTGAATTTGTACTGCTCCAACAGCCAGCGGCTCCAACCTTCATCCATGCTCGGCGGCCAGGGGTGATAAACGCCGATGCGCGGCGCGTTGACGGGCGTGCCGGTCGCTGCCATCGCCTGCGCGCGCAACGCCAGCGACTCCACCCATTTTGTTTGCGTGGCTTCGGGCACGCCGCTCACCACGTAGCGCGCGGGCGCGGTCGGCTTGCCGCGTTCGTCAAGCGTGGCTGGCGTGAATTGCACCGTGCCGCCCGCTTGCCACGCCAGGTTGAGCGCGCGGAAGCTGTTGTTCTCCGCAGGGTCAAGTGCCAGCGCCGCACCGCTGCCGCTGCGTTTGCCCGGCAGCGGCACGATGCCCGCCGCCACCGCATCCGTGTTGAAGCCCAGCCCCGGCGCGCTGTCGAAAGGCGCGGCATCCGCTTCGTTATTCGCGCGCGCGTTCCATTCAATGGCTTGCCCCTGCACCGCTTTGAACGCGGCGCGCGCTTCCGCCGTGAGCGGCGTCATCACCTTGTTCACGCGCACATCCATTTGATACGGCAGCGTCCAGCCCGAAACGTCGTAAGGCTGCTCTGGCGGGCCTTCGGGGAATTGCCGCAGGTCGGGGTAGCGTTGCACTTCCAGCACCTGCCGCGCGAGTTCGGCGTACTCCTGACTCATAGGGATGACCCAAGTGCCAGCGGGATAGCTCAGCCCTTCGATCACCAACGGCTTGGTCAACTGCGCGATGCGCACGCCGTTGAAGGCCAGCCGCCGCAACAACTCGACCGGCGCCACCGGGTCGCGTTGCTCTTGCGGGAGGAGATAGGCAAAGGGCGGCTCCTGCGCGTAGCGGCGCAACGTGTCGCGGCCTGCTTGATAACGATTAAACAGCACGCTCTCTTTGTACTTGCCCGCGTATTCAATCACGGCCACCGACGCAGTCAGCATGTAATCCACCGCATCGCGCAACCGCCACCAGCCACCTTTCCACGGGCTGGAATAGAGCGATTCGGGGCGCAGATTGGCGCGGTCGCGCGGGAAATCGCGCGTCGTGTAAAAGTGCGGCGTGGCATAAGCGAACAGCGCCGTCTCCGTCCAAAAGGCTGCGCGGTTTTGCAGCATCGGCATGTAATCCACATAGCCCGGATACCAGGCGTCGAAGCCCGTGCCCATATGCGTTGCGCCGGGTTGGCCGTGTTCTTCTAGGGCGTTGGCGATGACCATGCCGATCAGATTCACCGTGCGCGACATCAGCGGATGCACCTGCGAGGCAATCGGCTCGGCAAAGGGCGGCAGCCAGATGCGCGTCGGGAAGGGCGAGGTTTGATGATGCACGTAAGTGATCTGCGGCTCCCAGTGCCGCCAGACGCGCTCGACCACGCGCGACTCGATCATGTTCAGCATGTAAGCATCGCGGTTGTTGTCGTGACCGACATACTTCTGATAAAGCTCCGGCACGGGTGCGATCTCGTATGGCGTGCCGACGTTCGCGCGATACCACTCGGCCACGATGTTCTGCCCATCGGGATTCAGCGAAGGCCACAGCATGACGATGACGTTGTCGAGCAGCGCGCTGATTTTGGGATCGCTCGCGCCCGTCGCCAGATCGTGCGCGAGCTGAATGGTGTGCTGCGCGCCCGCGACTTCCGAAGCGTGCAGACCGCCGTCAATGTGCACGAAAGCCTTGCCCTCACGCGCCAAACGCCGCGCCTCTTCATCGCTCAAGCCTTCGGGATGCGCGAGCCGCTGCGAGATTTCGCGGTAGCGTTCGAGTTTGGCAAGGTTGGCGGGCGTTGAAATCAACGCCATAAACCAGGGGCGTCCTTCTGACGTGCGGCCAAGCTCGACCAGCTTTACGTGATCGCTGGCCTGCGCCAACGCGCGGAAATACTTAAGCGAATCGTCGTAGGTCGCCAGCTTGAAATCTTCGCCGACATGGAAGCCCAGCACGGATTCGGGCGTTGGGATTTTTACCTGTGCTGGTGACACGACTGCACAGGCGCTCAAAATCAGTATGGCAAGGGTTGTGTTGCGTAGGAGGGTTGTTTTCATCTTTGCAGTTCGTGACAGTTTTCGATTAACGGGAATATCGCGGAGCGGGACAGTACCGCGCGCGTGTGCAAGCGGCGCCACGAGCTTGCGGCATTGGTTCAATCGCTCAACTCCCGCTTGCACACGCGCGCGGGACTGTCCCGGCGCGCCACGCCACCCTGTACATCCAATCGCTTACCGATCTAGTTTACGAGCAGTTTGCGATGCTGACTGAACGCGCCGCCTAAATCACGCACGATTTGATCGTGCAGCGCCTGCATCCGCGCATAACGATCAACGTTAGGCGCGACCGGCTTGGCACGTGTCGTCTCATCCAGCGCGACGTATTGACTACACAAATTGGCGATGCCGACCGGCGCGCCTTGTTGTTTGCGATACGCCCAGACGGCTTGAATGGCCGCACCCAGCGCCGCGCCTTCTTCGCTCTTTGTGCAGACGACTTCGGCGTTAAAGACATCGGCCAGAATCTGCCGCCAGACGGCGCTTTTGGCCCCGCCGCCCGTCGCGCGAATTTCTGTCGGTCGAATGCCGAGCGAGCGCAAACGATTCAAGCCGTAATTCAACCCCAGCGTCGTGCCTTCCATCGCCGCGCGCGCAAAGTGGCTGATGGTGTATGTCTGTTCGCGCAAGCCGAAATAAACGCCGGTGCCGTCGGGCGCATTCGGCGTGCGCTCGCCCTCGAAAAAAGGAATCAGCAGCAAGCCGTCATTGCCTGCGGGCGTAGACGCAACGGCTTCGCTCAGTTGCGCGTGCGAGAGGTTGAAGCGTTCGCGCACCATCTCGGTCGCCACGGTCACATTCATCGTGCACACCAGCGGCAGCCATTGGCCGGTCGAATCGCAAAACGCCGCGATTTCGCCCTGTGGATCAA
This sequence is a window from Acidobacteriota bacterium. Protein-coding genes within it:
- a CDS encoding sugar phosphate isomerase/epimerase, yielding MNTLSRRDLLKTGALAAAALPFASLETLLAQTADPNPWRGLKIGVATYTFRDWPIEQCIAGVKRAGLQYVSIKNVKNHVDLTHTPEERKARAQMFRDAGLTPLSVGNVGMKNDEADIRRAFEYARDCGVNVMVCSPSADVTDVAQWVKYLDKVVKEFDIKLAIHNHGPENKQFPSPYDVWKAVEQFDKRIGLCIDVGHTARAGVDPAEAILKCKDRLYDLHFKDISTLSKPSPIEQGRGILNTKAILSALLKINYQGLAGFEYEKDSKDPLAGLAESAGYVRGLLNSLKPSA